From a region of the Triticum aestivum cultivar Chinese Spring chromosome 7D, IWGSC CS RefSeq v2.1, whole genome shotgun sequence genome:
- the LOC123166797 gene encoding early nodulin-93 has product MWTVTRAYLDQRLAAAKRCSREAAMAGAKAAAVATVAAAVPTLASVRMLPWARAHLNPTGQALIISTVAGMAYFIVADKTILSMARKHSFDDAPDHLKNTSFH; this is encoded by the exons ATGTGGACGGTGACCCGCGCCTACCTCGACCAGAGGCTCGCCGCCGCCAAGCGCTGCTCCAGAG AGGCCGCCATGGCCGGAGCCAAGGCCGCGGCCGTCGCCACCGTCGCTGCCGCAGTCCCCACA CTGGCGAGCGTGAGGATGCTGCCGTGGGCGAGGGCGCACCTGAACCCGACCGGGCAGGCCCTCATCATCTCCACCGTCGCCGGGATGgcctacttcatcgtcgccgacaAGACCATCCTCTCCATGGCCAGGAAGCACTCCTTCGACGACGCGCCGGACCACCTCAAGAACACATCCTTCCACTAA
- the LOC123166800 gene encoding early nodulin-93-like, which produces MSTVTRAHLDQRLAAAKRCSREAAMAGAKAAAVATVAAAVPTVSNAKMLPWAKAHLNPTGQALIISTVADKTILSMARKHSFEDAPDHLKNTSFH; this is translated from the exons ATGTCTACGGTGACCCGTGCCCACCTCGACCAGAGGCTCGCCGCCGCCAAGCGCTGCTCCAGAG AGGCTGCCATGGCAGGAGCCAAGGCCGCGGCCGTCGCCACCGTCGCAGCCGCAGTCCCCACAGTAAGTA ATGCGAAGATGCTGCCGTGGGCCAAGGCACACCTGAACCCAACCGGGCAGGCCCTCATCATCTCCACCGTCGCCGACAAGACCATCCTCTCCATGGCCAGGAAGCACTCCTTCGAGGACGCGCCGGACCACCTCAAGAACACCTCCTTCCACTAA
- the LOC123166799 gene encoding early nodulin-93 isoform X1 — MSTVTRANLDQRLAAANRCSREAAMAGAKAAAVATVAAAVPTLASVRMLPWARAHLNPTGQALIISTVAGMAYFIVADKTILSMARRHSFDDAPEHLKNTSFH, encoded by the exons ATGTCGACGGTGACCCGTGCCAACCTCGACCAGAGGCTCGCCGCCGCCAACCGCTGCTCCAGAG aggctgccatgGCGGGAGCCAAGGCCGCGGCCGTCGCCACCGTCGCTGCCGCAGTACCCACA CTGGCGAGCGTGAGGATGCTGCCGTGGGCGAGGGCGCACCTCAACCCCACCGGGCAGGCGCTCATCATCTCCACGGTCGCCGGGATGgcctacttcatcgtcgccgacaAGACCATCCTCTCCATGGCCAGGAGGCACTCCTTCGACGACGCGCCAGAGCACCTCAAGAACACCTCCTTCCACTAA